GAAAGCCGCAGCTTCACCCCGCCGCCCGCCACCGCCGCCGACTACGCAGCCATGCTCGACGCCACGAACATGACCTACGGCGTCCTCGTGCAGGTCAGCGTGCACGGCACCGACAACACCCTGCTCCTCGACACCCTCCGCGCCCACCCCGGCAGGCTCAAGGGCGTCGCCGTCGTGGATCCGCACATCGGCGACCGCGAACTCGCCGAACTCCACGACGCCGGTGTCACCGGGCTGCGGATCAACACCCTGACCGGCGGCGGCGTCGGGTTCGCCGCCCTCGCCCGCCTGGAAGCGATCTGCGCGGAACACGGCTGGCACCTGCAGCTGTTCACCGACGCGGCCACGCTGACGCCGGCGAGGCTGGCCAAGCTCCGCGTGCCGTACGTGCTCGACCACCTGGGCGTCCCCGACGTCGCGGGCGGCACGAGGAGGTGGCCGGTGCGCGACCTCGTCGCCGACGGCGCCTGGGTCAAGCTGTCGGGCGCCAACCGGCTCGCCGAACCGCCGTACACCGAGACCGTGCCGTTCGCCCGGGAGCTCGTCGCGGCGGCGCCGGACCGGTGCGTCTACGGCTCCGACTGGCCGCACGTCGGCTGCTGGGGCCCGATGCCGAACGACGGCGACCTCGTCGACCTGCTCGCCGACTGGGTCCCCGACCCGGCCACCCGCGCGGCGGTCCTCGGCGCCAACGCGCGCCGGCTCTACGGCTTCCCCGACCCGATCCGGTGACCGGCGGGAACTCGCACCCGCCGGTGCTCGTTGACCCAGTAGCGCACAGTAACCTGGGGTGACCACCCGACCGACGACACACGAGGCTTCAGTGACCACCGATCCGGCGGCCGAGGACCTGCGGGAGGCGGCCGACGCGCTCGCGGTCGCCGGGCAGCTCCCGCGGTTCCTGCTGATGTACAAGTTCGCCATCGAAGAGCTGATGACGAAACTGCGGATCCTCAGCGAGGAGTTCGACT
This genomic window from Amycolatopsis mongoliensis contains:
- a CDS encoding amidohydrolase family protein, whose translation is MEFAPERKFAVCPGPDPRPRAPVRVDVPPGAVDTHAHVVGDRGFVESRSFTPPPATAADYAAMLDATNMTYGVLVQVSVHGTDNTLLLDTLRAHPGRLKGVAVVDPHIGDRELAELHDAGVTGLRINTLTGGGVGFAALARLEAICAEHGWHLQLFTDAATLTPARLAKLRVPYVLDHLGVPDVAGGTRRWPVRDLVADGAWVKLSGANRLAEPPYTETVPFARELVAAAPDRCVYGSDWPHVGCWGPMPNDGDLVDLLADWVPDPATRAAVLGANARRLYGFPDPIR